A part of Pelomicrobium methylotrophicum genomic DNA contains:
- the csx2 gene encoding TIGR02221 family CRISPR-associated protein, protein MHSLVTFLGKGRDDPKTGYRSARYRFPGGHERETAFFGLALAEQLAPQRLVVLGTAGSMWGVFVENLAVEGEEEEARLALLDAEPAARVDQGLLDRLQPLLSRAVGMEVLPRLIPYGRNAPEQRAILETVAEAVPSGKVSFDLTHAFRHLSMLGLVSAFMLERVGKLEIEGIWYGALEMTEGGVALVLRLDGLLAIQRWVDALDRYDATGHYGVFAPLLAADGVPADKTACLEEAAFHEQTQNLADARRKLLTFLPQLETSLPGASGIFQKRLAERLAWVRGADLAEHQRKLAYQYLARGDYLRAAIFGWEAFVSRQCLERGLDPQQFKEGREVAFETFEQELQAGQHEDRQREAYWMLKNLRNALVHGNAPSYPKFRQPLASADRLYKALEASFKRLLG, encoded by the coding sequence GGCGGGCACGAGCGCGAGACGGCCTTTTTTGGGTTGGCGCTTGCCGAGCAGCTCGCCCCACAGCGGCTCGTGGTTCTCGGAACCGCAGGCAGCATGTGGGGGGTGTTCGTGGAAAACCTCGCGGTCGAGGGAGAGGAAGAAGAGGCGCGGCTTGCGCTCCTCGATGCCGAACCGGCGGCGAGGGTGGATCAAGGACTTTTGGACCGGCTGCAACCGTTGCTCAGCCGGGCCGTCGGCATGGAGGTGCTCCCGCGGCTCATTCCTTACGGAAGGAACGCCCCGGAGCAGCGTGCCATTCTAGAAACCGTCGCCGAGGCGGTGCCGAGCGGGAAGGTGAGTTTCGATCTCACCCATGCGTTCAGGCACTTGAGCATGCTCGGCCTGGTGTCCGCCTTCATGCTCGAGCGCGTGGGCAAGCTCGAAATCGAGGGCATCTGGTACGGGGCGCTTGAGATGACCGAAGGGGGTGTGGCGCTCGTGCTGCGGCTCGATGGGCTGCTTGCCATTCAACGCTGGGTGGATGCCCTCGACCGCTACGATGCCACCGGGCATTACGGCGTCTTCGCGCCGCTGCTTGCGGCCGACGGCGTCCCCGCCGACAAGACGGCCTGTCTCGAAGAGGCGGCCTTTCACGAGCAGACGCAGAATCTCGCCGACGCAAGGCGCAAGCTTCTCACCTTCCTCCCGCAGCTCGAGACGAGCCTGCCCGGCGCCTCGGGCATCTTCCAGAAGCGGCTAGCCGAACGCCTCGCCTGGGTCCGCGGTGCCGACCTCGCCGAGCATCAACGCAAACTCGCCTACCAGTATCTCGCGCGCGGCGATTATCTGCGCGCGGCCATCTTCGGCTGGGAGGCGTTCGTCAGCCGCCAGTGTCTCGAACGCGGGCTCGATCCTCAGCAATTCAAGGAAGGTCGGGAGGTTGCCTTCGAGACCTTCGAGCAGGAGCTCCAGGCCGGCCAACACGAAGACCGGCAAAGAGAGGCCTACTGGATGCTGAAAAATCTGCGCAATGCGCTCGTGCACGGCAATGCGCCGTCTTACCCAAAGTTTCGGCAGCCGCTCGCCTCGGCGGATCGGCTATACAAAGCGCTCGAGGCCTCGTTCAAGCGGCTTTTGGGCTGA